The following are encoded together in the Primulina tabacum isolate GXHZ01 chromosome 18, ASM2559414v2, whole genome shotgun sequence genome:
- the LOC142532192 gene encoding uncharacterized protein LOC142532192, whose translation MVAESWFRRSLWKPSKKHDFHAGKLHIGVLAFEAASLISKLLHLWQSLTEKQIARLKEKIANSTGIKKLVSENDDYIGKMICAEMTENLANVARAVARLSKKCSDPLLKSFEQAFNDLINLSTDTYGWQYSWKKMDRKAKKLERFIIVNNNLFQEMETLADFEQSLRRMMGSDHADSIILVEYEKKVAWKRQEVRHLKDNSLWNRTFDYTVLLLARSVFTIYVRIGHVFGANDMADLGIKDSRLIDLNNSRKSHSIVFAQSSVYPSENCVPRYSSGLVGKMIFFSGPISRPSDIGNFHSGPLRNSVNTSSPIPGSHNGASFYSGPLARSTTKSSHLRKAIRLWQFRDKSQNVKEKIPRQQSDLLTTSMPSTRGMVSDNCTPTKYFSGNVYSGVLNRTKDSNRAEHTYGNSSQGNQSVGPKKKLLDAPPPETLGAAALALHYANVIMFIEKLVASPHLIGNDARDDLYSMLPSRIRASLRAKLKPFANILTSSVYDPVLAGEWINAMSATLEWLAPLAHNMIRWQSERSIEHQSLVSRTNVLLVQTLFFANQEKTETAISELLVGLNYIWRFGREINANSLSEFASARKVEEYMDS comes from the coding sequence ATGGTTGCTGAATCATGGTTTCGTCGTAGTTTATGGAAGCCTTCGAAAAAACACGACTTTCATGCTGGGAAGTTGCATATCGGGGTTCTGGCTTTTGAAGCCGCGAGTTTGATTTCTAAGCTGCTTCATCTCTGGCAATCATTGACCGAGAAGCAAATCGCGAGGTTGAAGGAGAAAATAGCAAATTCCACAGGTATCAAGAAGCTTGTCTCAGAAAACGATGATTATATAGGAAAGATGATATGTGCAGAAATGACCGAAAACTTGGCGAATGTTGCAAGAGCTGTTGCAAGACTATCAAAGAAATGTAGTGATCCCTTGTTAAAGAGTTTTGAGCAAGCCTTTAATGATTTGATTAACTTGTCTACTGATACCTATGGTTGGCAATATTCGTGGAAGAAGATGGATAGGAAAGCCAAGAAATTGGAACGGTTTATAATCGTGAATAAtaatttgtttcaagaaatggaGACACTTGCTGATTTTGAACAAAGTTTACGAAGAATGATGGGAAGTGATCACGCAGATAGCATAATCTTGGTCGAATATGAAAAAAAGGTTGCTTGGAAACGACAAGAGGTGAGGCATCTTAAGGACAATTCTCTTTGGAATCGAACTTTTGATTACACAGTTCTTCTTCTAGCAAGATCTGTATTTACTATATATGTTAGGATTGGGCATGTGTTTGGAGCTAACGACATGGCTGACTTGGGGATTAAAGATTCTAGACTTATAGATTTAAATAACAGCAGAAAGAGCCACTCAATTGTATTCGCACAATCATCAGTTTACCCATCTGAAAATTGTGTTCCGAGGTATTCTTCTGGCTTGGTGGGCAAGATGATATTTTTTTCGGGTCCAATTTCAAGACCAAGCGATATTGGCAATTTCCACTCAGGACCTCTTCGAAATTCTGTGAACACGTCAAGCCCGATTCCTGGATCACATAATGGTGCTAGCTTCTATTCGGGGCCCCTTGCGAGGTCGACAACAAAATCTAGCCATCTGCGAAAGGCAATCCGACTCTGGCAATTTCGTGATAAATCTCAGAACGTAAAGGAGAAGATTCCACGTCAGCAATCTGATCTGCTAACCACCTCGATGCCTTCTACGAGGGGCATGGTCAGTGATAATTGTACTCCCACAAAATATTTCTCTGGGAATGTCTATTCCGGAGTTTTAAACAGAACTAAGGATTCCAACAGAGCAGAGCATACTTATGGCAACTCGAGTCAAGGAAACCAATCAGTTGGTCCTAAGAAGAAGCTGTTGGATGCGCCTCCTCCCGAAACTCTCGGTGCTGCTGCCTTAGCTCTTCACTATGCAAATGTTATCATGTTTATCGAGAAATTAGTGGCGTCTCCTCATTTGATTGGCAATGATGCAAGAGATGATTTATACAGCATGCTACCTTCACGTATCAGAGCTTCCCTAAGGGCGAAACTAAAGCCGTTTGCCAATATCCTGACTTCATCAGTGTATGATCCGGTTCTTGCGGGAGAGTGGATCAATGCAATGTCAGCAACACTTGAATGGCTAGCCCCACTTGCTCATAACATGATAAGATGGCAATCAGAGCGGAGCATTGAGCACCAGAGTTTAGTTTCGAGAACAAAtgtgcttctagttcaaacccTTTTCTTTGCGAATCAAGAAAAGACAGAAACAGCCATAAGCGAGCTTCTTGTTGGACTGAACTATATATGGAGGTTTGGTCGAGAAATCAATGCAAATTCACTATCTGAGTTTGCTAGTGCCAGAAAGGTCGAAGAATACATGGATTCATAG
- the LOC142533439 gene encoding mRNA cap guanine-N(7) methyltransferase 2 isoform X1, which translates to MMNSFQTYRPTESAHHRLIEFAKVALINIFVSPYATVCDLFCGDVPDEEKWDDAQIGHYIGIDVVTTGVSGVREAWESRRKTYTFEFLELDPCVGDVELHWKDKEKQADIVFCMQHLPLCFETEEKVRRLLHNVSSLLRPGGYFLGLTPDSSTIWAKYQKNVEAYHNKSGGLKPNIFPNCIRSESYMITFEVEEEKFPFFGKKYQLKFANDVSMETHCLVHFPSLIRLAREAGLEYVEIQNLTEFYEDNKAQLAGLLVDSGPNLTDPRGRLLPRSYDILGLYTTFIFQKPDPDIAPPLMTPLLEDGNHNPDERDWQGIGWREEEKIVQTEPTSGLGKISEQKGILGPGPAELRFPEAL; encoded by the exons ATGATGAATTCCTTTCAAACCTATCGTCCCACCGAATCAGCTCACCACCGCCTAATCGAGTTCGCTAAAGTAGCTCTGATAAACATTTTTGTCTCCCCTTATGCAACT GTGTGTGATTTGTTTTGTGGAGATGTGCCCGATGAGGAGAAGTGGGATGATGCTCAAATCGGTCACTACATTGGCATTG ATGTGGTGACAACTGGAGTGAGTGGAGTGAGGGAAGCATGGGAGAGTCGACGCAAGACTTACACCTTTGAGTTTCTGGAGCTTGATCCTTGTGTA GGAGATGTAGAGTTGCACTGGAAGGACAAGGAAAAGCAGGCTGATATTGTTTTCTGCATGCAGCATTTACCG TTATGCTTTGAAACAGAGGAGAAAGTGAGAAGATTGTTGCACAATGTCTCATCTTTGTTGAGACCGGGAGGTTATTTCCTTGGTTTAACTCCTGATTCATCTACTATATG GGCTAAATACCAGAAAAATGTTGAAGCGTACCACAATAAGAGTGGTGGCTTGAAGCCCAACATTTTTCCCAACTGCATTCGATCTGAGAGCTATATGATCACTTTTGAAGTTGAGGAAGAGAA ATTCCCATTTTTTGGTAAAAAATACCAGTTGAAATTTGCAAATGATGTCTCCATGGAGACTCATTGTTTAGTCCATTTCCCAAGCTTGATCAG GTTGGCTAGAGAGGCTGGTCTTGAGTATGTAGAGATACAAAACCTGACTGAATTTTATGAGGACAACAA AGCACAATTGGCAGGGTTGTTAGTGGATTCTGGTCCAAACCTTACGGATCCAAGGGGAAGGCTTCTTCCCAGATCATATGACATTTTGG GTCTGTATACCACATTCATCTTTCAAAAGCCTGATCCAGATATCGCCCCTCCTCTCATGACTCCGCTGTTGGAAGATGGAAACCACAATCCAGATGAG AGAGACTGGCAAGGGATTGGTTGGCGAGAGGAAGAAAAGATTGTGCAGACTGAGCCAACTTCAGGACTGGGCAAGATTTCCGAGCAGAAAGGCATTCTCGGCCCTGGTCCAGCGGAGTTGCGCTTTCCAGAGGCACTATGA
- the LOC142533439 gene encoding mRNA cap guanine-N(7) methyltransferase 2 isoform X2, whose product MMNSFQTYRPTESAHHRLIEFAKVALINIFVSPYATVCDLFCGDVPDEEKWDDAQIGHYIGIDVVTTGVSGVREAWESRRKTYTFEFLELDPCVGDVELHWKDKEKQADIVFCMQHLPLCFETEEKVRRLLHNVSSLLRPGGYFLGLTPDSSTIWAKYQKNVEAYHNKSGGLKPNIFPNCIRSESYMITFEVEEEKFPFFGKKYQLKFANDVSMETHCLVHFPSLIRLAREAGLEYVEIQNLTEFYEDNKAQLAGLLVDSGPNLTDPRGRLLPRSYDILGLYTTFIFQKPDPDIAPPLMTPLLEDGNHNPDEANWQGIGWREEEKIVQTEPTSGLGKISEQKGILGPGPAELRFPEAL is encoded by the exons ATGATGAATTCCTTTCAAACCTATCGTCCCACCGAATCAGCTCACCACCGCCTAATCGAGTTCGCTAAAGTAGCTCTGATAAACATTTTTGTCTCCCCTTATGCAACT GTGTGTGATTTGTTTTGTGGAGATGTGCCCGATGAGGAGAAGTGGGATGATGCTCAAATCGGTCACTACATTGGCATTG ATGTGGTGACAACTGGAGTGAGTGGAGTGAGGGAAGCATGGGAGAGTCGACGCAAGACTTACACCTTTGAGTTTCTGGAGCTTGATCCTTGTGTA GGAGATGTAGAGTTGCACTGGAAGGACAAGGAAAAGCAGGCTGATATTGTTTTCTGCATGCAGCATTTACCG TTATGCTTTGAAACAGAGGAGAAAGTGAGAAGATTGTTGCACAATGTCTCATCTTTGTTGAGACCGGGAGGTTATTTCCTTGGTTTAACTCCTGATTCATCTACTATATG GGCTAAATACCAGAAAAATGTTGAAGCGTACCACAATAAGAGTGGTGGCTTGAAGCCCAACATTTTTCCCAACTGCATTCGATCTGAGAGCTATATGATCACTTTTGAAGTTGAGGAAGAGAA ATTCCCATTTTTTGGTAAAAAATACCAGTTGAAATTTGCAAATGATGTCTCCATGGAGACTCATTGTTTAGTCCATTTCCCAAGCTTGATCAG GTTGGCTAGAGAGGCTGGTCTTGAGTATGTAGAGATACAAAACCTGACTGAATTTTATGAGGACAACAA AGCACAATTGGCAGGGTTGTTAGTGGATTCTGGTCCAAACCTTACGGATCCAAGGGGAAGGCTTCTTCCCAGATCATATGACATTTTGG GTCTGTATACCACATTCATCTTTCAAAAGCCTGATCCAGATATCGCCCCTCCTCTCATGACTCCGCTGTTGGAAGATGGAAACCACAATCCAGATGAGGCGA ACTGGCAAGGGATTGGTTGGCGAGAGGAAGAAAAGATTGTGCAGACTGAGCCAACTTCAGGACTGGGCAAGATTTCCGAGCAGAAAGGCATTCTCGGCCCTGGTCCAGCGGAGTTGCGCTTTCCAGAGGCACTATGA